The nucleotide window ctctgaccatcaccggaacattcatacgcatccacacaccagtggagccacactggaggcaagtagggttaagtgtcttgcccagggacacaacgacacttggctggcggagccggaatcgaaccgcctatccttcgatcattggccgacccgctctaccacctgagccactgccgcccttcttagtttaaaaaatactgcttttgaaatgtgtctttttaaaagaacaaaggctgataaaaataaacataattagaTTTGTGACATTTAAACAGCATACAAGTGTCTGACATTGTAATGGTAATGAACAGTTTAAAAGGGATTttaatatattaagaaaatagaATGTTTTCtgctaaaacacaatttttatcaaaaaattaaaatgttgtaacacatttttttacatagagATGCTAATGTTTAAGAATGATTGCGACCTGAACATGATCGGGAATACTAACCTGTAGTGCAGATTGTTCACCAGAACGTTCTTTGGCGTATACCACCGCATCAAGTTTAAATGGTAAATTCAATATGTGTTTACATCATAAATCTTTACAGGTGAGTACTTGGTGTTTTACACACAATCTGTAAAGCGGTGGAAGTGACTTTTAGACAGCAATGAAAACGTATTTTCCCGTGGTACGAGTTTAGTACGAACTGAACATCCACTCGTTTGAACATGTTATTTCTGTGGTCCTAAGCTATCTTATTGTAGactttatatacatatttaaaaaaaatacacaacagtaATAGATGAATGTGTAAAACCTCTTTTTTCTCTAATGTTAAATGAAATTGTTGACATATGATTACATAATGCATAATGCTTTCTTTCTACTCCTTAGTTAAGTTCATCATGTCAACCTCTTAAGGCCAAAGCTAATGTTTAAGCTAACCCTCTAtgccaggggtattcaaatccaggcctcgagggccggtgtcctacatgttttccaaccaaccttccattgaagctccttattggctaaacatacctgatcctggaaattagcagcagataaggcaggatttctggaaaacctacagcagagaggcccaaatccaggcctggagggccagcttcctgcctcaggtggaggagtttaaatatcttggggtcttgttcacgagtgatggaagatcggagcgtgagatcaacaggcggagtggagcggcgtccgccattttgcggtcggtataccggtccgttgtggtgaaaagagagctgtggcagaaagcaaagctctcgatctTTGTcacagtactcacctatggtcatgagctttgggtcgtgaccgaaagaacgagatcccgactacaagcggctgaaatgagttttctccggaaggtggctgggcgctcccttagagatagggtaagaagctcggtcacccggagagagctcggagtagagccatTTCTcttccgcatcgagaggagtcAGTTGAGATGGcttgggcatctgatccggatgcctcctggacgcctccctggagaggtgttccaggtatgtcccactgggcagaggccccggggaagacccaggacatgctggagagactatgtttcttggctggcctgggaacgcctcggggtccccccagaggagctgtaggaagtggccggggagggggaagtctgggcatctttgctcagacttcTCAGActtgctgcccccgcgacccggtcccggatgaagcggaagaagatggatggatggatggatggatggatggatggatggatggatggatggatgttttgaataatttcatccgtttcaaaaataaattttgtacagATCTGACTTTGACCCACATATCCTTTTGTCTTACCTATATCCTAAAACAGTGAATAAACAGAGGAGAGTGGTCACTCAAAtatgttaaacatgatttttattgaatctcACACAATAGCAAGAGTCATCTTCATATGTTACAATTCGaattttactgccttaaaatgtaaatgatggATTGTTTTGAATTATAAGACCACTTACCACCATCAAAAGCAAACCTAGAAAGGAACATACAAGATAAACattagataaaattaaaaattaaattaaaatgtaattaaaattaaaatcacgaaacaaagctaaaaataaaacaaaaaaaattaaaatttaaattattatatctTCCTAATGACTAAAAGTTTTCTGTATGTCCTAACAGTTTCAAATCACAATCACCTGTGTGATGTCAGTCACTTTACATGAAGAGACTCTGGTGTTACTATACCAGATCTAAATCCTGCCCTTATATATTATGactttgataaattaaaacaactaTCAgtaaaaatactgagaaaacataattttttccaacattaaaCATCATAGATATTAATGTTAAAACCATTGAcataaagacattttgaaataaaaaaaatcaaattactggaataaaaacaaataataatagaatACAATAATGGTTTATTTCCTgtaaatataaagtaattttttagtACTTACCGCAGAAAGACACCAAAGGACTCCCAGAAAGCGTTAGAACAGTTTACAGCACAGCAGcgggaaaaaaaacgaaatacaGCTTTCATGCTAACGCTAAAACTGGAGCTGACGAgctaaacactggagctctgctcCCAGATTCCACCGCGAtcatcatctgtcaatcaaaaagcTGCGCCCCCTCATTAAGcgaaaataaatcatgttttaaaataaaactacaaactatttgctaaaggaaaaaaaaaatcactccccTCAGGgttgtcatggatcaaatatgcagctataaaatgagtttattaaagggctgaaaatgatgattttaataTGGGGCCCTATGGAAATCtgctcactctaagcaccagACACTCTGGCCAGTGCAACGTTTTGTTGCTTACTGGCTGGCCTCACTCTCCGCCCGCTGAAGTTGCGGGTTGGGCAGCGCcaactcttcctggaaggggttGCTCTCATTTAGTGAGAAGTTTTTTgtggttggaaggggctggtgctctgAGCAGAGGTTTTTAGTagaataatcagaaatgcataaaTAGATCACAACACTGTTTTGGGGTTGTTTGTATttaggaatgaacattataacacacttgaaacagatttaaaaaaagattttgcatGGCATAGGCACTGGAACTGTTCTGTTTTAGTACCGTTTGATGTATGTAAGAActtcaaaattataatttaagtttaaatatctGTAGCATTCAAATAATTGACatgttcttcaaaataaaacaatgacgGAGTATTGGGGccatccaaaaaaaagaaaaagtaatattacaagtttttttttctcataaaattacaactttaaatctcgtaaatgtacgacttttaatctcgtaaatgtatgactttttctcgtaaatttattaaAGTTGAGGGGACACCACAGTCCAGCGAATTTATgccgactttaaatctcgtagatttatgagattaaaagttgtaaatttagcctatgacttttaaagtcataaatatacgactttattctcgtaatttagcagttacgacttttttctcaaagatttacgagatttaaagtcgtaattttaaatatattttttctttataaagtggccctaatactgcgtcgtataaaacaaatgtttaaatctaaacatattcacattaaaacatcTAATGTTCCTCAATTAAGCAACAAAGACCCATATTTAAGTACTATTctgttataattttaaaaaattacatgtcttgaatatacatattttcaaaacttaCTCAATTTTTCCGAAAAATGTTCCCTTTAGCTCATTTGATGAGGCTAGCTACTAACATCATGGCTGCCGGTGAGCGGAAGCGGAAGTAGAGATCTCCTGGAGATTAGTGTGTTTACATCTCTGTAGCATCCTCCGCGCACCCGGCATCACCGCCGCTTCGCACAACAGAGTCCTGACATTTATTTCCATATCCCCGCTAGCTTGAACGCCGTTCCTGAAACGTCTGTGTAACTTTCCCGCTGCGGGGGTCAGAGTCGTGATTCTGGACTTTAGCTGCGGGATAGTCGTGCCGGTGTCGGCACATCCACAATCTGTGGAATCTGTGGAAGTGGGACACGCGAACAGATGGTGCTTCGGATGCGTCTCCCGCTTTTCTATATGTAAAGATGAATTTCTGTCAGTGAAATGAATGATTTTCCCACAAAAGGATGAGTGTCTAGGCTGAGGGAGAAGGAAGAAATCTGTATCTGAAGATTGAGATTGATGCGCGACGTGTCCGGCCGCGCGGCTTCAACTTAATCCCTGTTGACGCGCGACTGTCTCGGTGAACAATGGTGGACAACCGTTACGCCACCGCGCTGGTTATCGCGTGCGTGCTGAGCCTGCTGGCCACCGTGTACCTGTCCGTGGCCATTGGGACGCAGCACTGGTACCAGTACAGCAGTCCCACCGTGCGCGGAGAGGCCAACCTGTCCGAGCTGAGGTCTCTCTACGAGGAGTTCATGGAGGGGGAGTTCGACGAAAAGACCTACAGCGACACTCTGTTCAGACTCAACGGGACGGCGGGCCTTTGGTGGCGGTGTGTGCTCGTTCCCACCACCCCTCTGTGGTACAAGGAGCCAGGTTGGTTCATTTGAAACCCGAAATAATTATATCCACTAGCTAAATATTTGTAGATGAGCTCCAAAAAGTACAACTTGTGTAGCATATTAGTCCTATTGATACCTGGACCAGAACAATTGAATgtataaagagaactggaccgagtgagtgtgacttcactccaaccaaataaagtcaattaagtcgccattttttttcaggtaCCAACGTGGatatgttggagccagactatggctttgtctgaattccctGCCTAAttttaactactaaaaaaaaaactatatagtgctggACTATCTAGTACCCTGAATGTTAAAAGTAATTTGGACACCATACTcgcaattttatttattcatttatttaacgtatgatgtcaccaattgttcaaagtaaaaaactaaTCATTACAAGCACTTTATGGCGTCTATGACTCCACTGTGATGGCAACATTGCTTTTAACACctcccccccccctttttttttttttttNNNNNNNNNNNNNNNNNNNNNNaatgtagtgagcattgatggacactagtttttcgcaaagacttctaggagatttctagtgcactcaattttggaattgtagattcggagaGGCGAAAAtggaaaatggcgaacgcattATATAGTGATTAATGgaggaatttggacaaagcctatgtcagtaagcagtgactgagtcaacgtttctatgacaaccactctcaaTCAGCGGTGAGCTttttggaagtccacacccctatgACTGAAATCTGCTCAACATGAGACTTTAATTAACCGGAAGACTTTAAAATCTgactggtcagtttataactcgaAGAACTAGcatcacagaaataaataaaaatagacccCTAATGATACCTCCCCCCTTGAGtcctaaacaggaagtacccccTGGTCCCAAAAAGTTGAAATccaatagacttctatagatAAATAAATGGCAATTACTCTTTCTATTTCTCAGAAGAACCATTCCTGCTTTGCTCCCTTTTTTCTAACATCTTAATTCCAGTTCTTTTcgtatttttttcctgtcacgcaagttatttaagatatactgtaaactgaccaatctaATGACCAGATAAAAGTGACGTTtgattagtgagagtggttgccatagaatcGTCGTCTCAGACCGATTCGCTCAAATTATTGCTTACTGGTGATTGAACTTTGTGTCTGAACTGACTTCATCCCTTAACAGCATTTCCCTTACAATAACCATATGATtgaaaatgataattaaaaacaggttttctgGTAGTACAAGATTCattgcccaaaaaaaaaacatttttgagccaTCAATATTTTCCCCAATAACATTTCCAACGCCCAACCACAGCTGACTTTGATTTTTCAGATCTGAAGATGGAGCTGAATTGTCGAAGCTTTACTGTACCGGAGCAGTTCACCCCCAAATATAAAGAACCAGGGAACCACAACAGTGGGGAGGACATGCTTCGCACTTGTAGGTTCCCCAAAACtctaaacattttcttgataaatAACATGCGGTGAAATGACCCATTTATCTAAGAAGTACCTCTGTGTGTGAAGATCTGTGGAGGTGTCAGTTTCTGCTGCCTCTGGGGTCTCTGGGTCTGGTGGTTTTGGCGGCCCTGACTGGTTTCCTCGCCTGCCTCTGCCGAAGCCTCGCACCGACTCTGGGTATAGGGATTCTTCACCTGCTCGCTGGTAAGCTGCGATTCAGCCTTCAAGGCTAATTAATAGGTTTTATGGGTAAATTTCCTCTTACGTGTGAAGGTGGACACATTTAACAAAGAGAGTGTCGTCAAAGATCTGAGTTCATTGTTAAGCTGTATATTCACTTGAAGGATGAAGTAAATATACGTTGTTAGTTTTGGACCAAAAAGAGCTTCAACAtgataacatttttgatttaaagagtTATTTGGGAggcattttaacccttttataCCACGGctatcgtaactcttcaacgAAGCAATTCTGAGGCGGAGAAAAGAAGCTTTTCACTGAaacacaacactttacagtagtgctGTTTTTCAGCATAAATTGATTCTGACAATTACGTtagcaaagccgcttttctcaaaaaaatcaGCTGGTCTAAATGTTCAAAGAATTACGGTAGGTCAAAGATTGTGTGTCGTTTTAGTAACGCCGGCAACAAATatggtcatcttttgatctattgcgaaagcgtttccagtggtcttctaattttgattatgctgtttttagccaaaatttaaaaaaatatatattgttttctgTATATCGTGCAGAGCAGCCGTAGTTCCTTAGAAATTTGGCTCTGAGTTGTAGGGctgctacaaacgattattttaatagtcgactaatcaccaattattttttccgattagtcgactaatcgggtcataccCAAAGTGGacgtaaaacacacatcttaaccatcattatatTTAAACTAACTAAGAACTAGATatgttcacactagcattaccgcAGATAGAATGctgtaaaattaatttagccATAGAAGAGGCTAGTGACgatacctgaagatgctgatagccaactaagaTATTAGTCAagggccaaattagccaaaaaaaaaaggcttagccaaacagctagcatgcagctgaaaatttagcttaacacaaaaatagcctggaaaaacaaaaaaaaaagcctgaataagccaaaacagctaatatgtagctgaaatattagctaaattccaaaacagcctaaaaaacaacaaaaaaaatcataagttagcaaaaacagccagcatattgctgaaatattagctaaactccaaaatagcctaaaaaaaccttaataaatgccaaaatagtccaaaaagctggtataatgccaatataactttcaactttactacactctgactccacataatataaagtaacgactaatcgactattgaattagttgtcgactattttaattatcgattagtcgactaatcgtggcagccctactgagttgtaggtgggactgtTACTCTGGATCAACCCCTCCTTCCTTAcctattgctgagagctctctgtttacagtaTTGCTAGcgactggatggctcagttggctgcatACAGGACTAGTACagaatagtattttttttaagtaagtgCTACTaaattagcttttgtttttaatttaaatcagtgaagtttatacatttatgtctGAGGTGCACCTTaaagataaactatgtaaaggtttttacatccctgctgacttGAAGAGGTCTTGTTTCCTTCAGAATACACCGATTTCAAATACAAAGAataactttgttaaaaagtctgatcttttattagtttaaagcacatattatcttatgctgtctAGAGCTTCACTGTTATGATCCAGTCTGACACaaggagtcttttattttgaaaggaaatcatacgagCTTCTATCAAGCTTAAATAGTAATTTCACATGCTGTAATTAATGCTTACAATGTGAACAATTTACGCTATGCTAAAAGGCTGGttttaatctggatttttttttgtttaaaatcacatttaaacaaaaatgtcaagtttgtGTGAGAAGACAGGAGATATGTGCTCACACTGAATGATGAAATATTCTAAGCAAGATTAAAGACCATTGAGAACACTttcaaacagatcaaaagtGAAGATTTCCACAGAAACATGAATAAACTtactaataaattataatttcattttttctgttagacTTTATCTTCTAGGTACAGAATGCCAAAAATATTGACTGATCGTTATGTTCTGCAGGTCTCTGCACCTTAGCGACGGTGTGCTGTTACCTGGCTGGGATGGACCTGCTCCACCGGGTCTCCATGCTCCCCGATAAGGTGGACGGCTCTCTGGGATGGTCTCTCTATCTGGCTCTGGTTTCTTCGCCTCTGCACATGATGGCCGCCGCGCTGCTTCTGTGGGCGGCGCGCAGCCACAGCCAAAACTACTACCGCATGACTGCCTACCGCGTGGCGTAGTAGACGGCTCGAAACCcatcacaacaaaataaaaaacgagCAAGTAAATCTGCATGTTGCACATGATCAGATAATACACTCCATTCTTATCTataggttgtgttttttttaacatttaatgatATCTGGTATCCCGGTCACAATCCAAAACGATCAAACATCCACAAAAAGTCTTTAATATtgcaagaaagaaagaagatcTAACAACCCTAATTGTGCTGTGATCTATAAACTAATGGACACGTATGACttgaaatgggaaaaaaagctaCAACTGCCATCGgtactaaaaatacatttgtgtttttgtcataaagtgtccaaaaataacaaaaaaaaacgtacgaTTTTGggttaaataacaaaataagacTGCCATGATAACTAGAAGTACAGTAAGTCTGAAAGAAGCTGTTGAACCTACCTTCTATCAAGCCTGGAAGCCTGGTTGAgtgggacctggtggcagaaaagatggcggctgaaaaaaGCATTAGCCTGGCGGTAAAGCTCCAAtttaaaagtcttaacagttttacaaatctgaataCTTTTATTAATGTCCTTTattgttgacacattttaagctaatcctgaacactaaaaaaagtttgaataaaagtggctacaactctgaaatcttggggaatttccacttccggctaaggattttcagctgccatcttgtctgccaccaggtcctcttgaaCTGGTTTCAAACAGAAACCTTTCACATTGGTTAGACCCAAGCAAAATCACCAAGCAGCACTGTTGTTCTAGTCCCAGATTAGATCTAATTTGAGTCTTTGAAGAatcactccgatgaaaatctgGTTTTTGGAgctgatggaggacacatatcaagaaaattaagggTATTTATGAGTAATTGTGATTAAAGGAGTTTGGATATTCtcttaaaatattaatagaGAAACACATTTGTAGCACAATCCTTTCCCCATGATGGAATGCTTTAAACACTGAACACGCATGCTGAatattctgttattttatttcaggGTTAGGTCCTGCAATGTGATGTACATGACAAActgaaaacacaacataaacAGTGATCTAACAGTCTGATAGGTTTCATATAAATCTGTTTACAGTAGTGAATACTTGTGGCTTAAAAGAAGCGGCTGcaggtttctttttattttgttgtcgtTTTCTGATGTCCCCCAAAGATCCACTTGAGTTTGTTGGATTTCTCCTATTGTAGGACCTAAGAACCAGCAGCTGTCTGTAATGCACACGGGTGCGGGACACACCCGAGGATTGTGGGAGCTCAGTCTTGACAGACACGTTTTTGCTGTTGTGTCATCAGCTTTAAGGCGACTGTTTTGTTCCGTAAAGGTCACACTTCTGTTCTCCATTTTTGTACTAAAGTGACATTTCATTGTTCTGTTgagtggtttttatttatttatttttagtaaatataACTGATGATTTAGTCCATATAGTTGTGTTCATGTTTAGTTTACCTCATGCTTagtgtttttgtgaagttgtttggttataaatacattttttgttgccaCCGTAGCGAAAAACAACAATCAGTTTCCTTCCTTGGCATTATGAATGTACTTTAAAGGCCATATTATGATAAGCTACCCACCCCCCTTTTGCACATGTCCCAAATGCTGGTATGGTAACTGCTAgtctatttttatgtaaataaggCTCCACGGTcctttctaaaagtttttttgtaatatttgtgaATGCTCTGCATTTAAAAGCACAAGAAACCTCTCATTTCTCTGTAACCTGTGATATTTTTGAATCCTCAGTGTAAACATTGTGTCATAAACTTTTTGAGCgtgtgtttgaataaaaattctTCCCTAAAAAACCATTTATTCCTCTTCCTCTGATGTGAATCCCCGCgcctgctcctcttcctcagtctGCGCCCGGATGGCGGGGATCACCAGCCGCCTCTTTCTGGCCAGCGAGAGGGCGATGCCCTTCTCGTAGTAGGAGCCCTCGTTTATGAAGAAGGCATAAAGGGGCTCGCTGCCGCTGTACCTCAGGGTCTCCCCGGAGAACGTCTGGAACAGGGGGTCGTGAGGGCGGAGCAGGCAGAAGTCCCTATCCTGTGAGGagaaagatcacaaaaactggtATTTGtcgcatttcaaaataaaagcttaagaACGCTCTTATATTTAGCAGAAAAGTATTCTAGTGGACATACAAGGGCTGCACCTCACTAATCGCTACAAGGACAACACACCGTATCCAGTTTGGTTAATCACTGGGGATATGGCTACTAAATATAACATTCTTCAAACACAATATAGGGATTTACAGatgaattaaatttaaaatctatAGGTTAACTGAAAAGCTGCTGTAACACTCCTTCAAACCCCTCAGATTAacttcaatgtttgtttttccttttgtgttcaggctttaatctaattttatgcaacgtatttcaaaataaaattaaattaaaaaaaaaaacacttgaataaATAACAGATAAATGGATACtatttctcaaaaaataaattaattaaactttgTTGGCACTTACGGGGTGCCCTAGTTTCAGTAATTCTtctggaatattttttaaagacatttttctaaaaggaTAAAACTTTTTcccctatttttttaatgtttacttttttgacacatttttttcacaaagtaTTCTTACAGTTATTAAACTGTTCAAACTGTGGTTCTAATTTTCTATACTATAATTGGGTcaagtttttaattgtttaaaatactaaaaaaaaaaatgactataaatatgaagtgctctttttttaaccattactaacaaaaattgtaaaaaggaATGTAATTAGATTTCCCTTgatctttaataaaaactagtctatttaagtgtacttcaagtatacttaatactaaaagtgaggcagttACTTAATGTTCACTTGTTATATACTATCTATATACTGAAACTTAAAATATTCCAATTTAGTCTAAAGAAGTATTTATTAAGCCTACTTCCTGCACTACATGTACATGTCTGTAGTATACTTGCTATATTAAgtatatttaatcaaataaacttCGAGTGTACTAGCTTTTGCCATAGGGAATGTGGCTTACTGGTCTCATTCAGCTCACTTCTTAAATGTGTGGCTTTAAAACCAGTTGATGGATGCTGTCATCATAGTGCTGCGTTCAGACGGTATGCAATTTGCCCGGCGAAGTCAGCCAGTTGTAAAGTCAATGGCACAGACACGACTTGAAGTGATCTAAAGTCCTGTGGCGTGATCTGAGTGACGGGGGCGGAGCAGAGGTCTTACAGCAGCGAGACTTGAGTGGCGCgaccagagttcaaatatctaaaTTTTGGCTATGGTCCcctaatttttttcccctctcgggttaatggtGGACAATGAGCCTTCAAACTCactcacagagacacagaaacaccgtggaagtggctgtcatacagacacatcCCCCGGAGTGAAAGTGAACTAGTTCCCGGAATCTCTGATCGATCTAATAATCCCAGACATAGAGACGTGTAAC belongs to Oryzias melastigma strain HK-1 linkage group LG18, ASM292280v2, whole genome shotgun sequence and includes:
- the LOC112156044 gene encoding claudin domain-containing protein 1, giving the protein MVDNRYATALVIACVLSLLATVYLSVAIGTQHWYQYSSPTVRGEANLSELRSLYEEFMEGEFDEKTYSDTLFRLNGTAGLWWRCVLVPTTPLWYKEPDLKMELNCRSFTVPEQFTPKYKEPGNHNSGEDMLRTYLWRCQFLLPLGSLGLVVLAALTGFLACLCRSLAPTLGIGILHLLAGLCTLATVCCYLAGMDLLHRVSMLPDKVDGSLGWSLYLALVSSPLHMMAAALLLWAARSHSQNYYRMTAYRVA